Proteins encoded within one genomic window of Glycine soja cultivar W05 chromosome 1, ASM419377v2, whole genome shotgun sequence:
- the LOC114413847 gene encoding uncharacterized protein LOC114413847 yields the protein MKMDSASMTGSKRRISSNRGIGGVLREQRARLYIIRRCVVMLLCWHD from the coding sequence ATGAAGATGGATAGTGCTTCCATGACAGGCTCAAAGAGGAGGATATCATCCAACAGAGGAATTGGAGGAGTCCTCAGAGAGCAAAGGGCAAGGCTATACATTATAAGAAGATGTGTTGTCATGCTCCTCTGTTGGCATGACTAG